A portion of the Bacillus thuringiensis genome contains these proteins:
- a CDS encoding helix-turn-helix transcriptional regulator gives MGVKNKIKELRKQNHITQVEMAKAMQVTRQTIVAIENHHYNPSLELSLKIAKYFGVKVEEMFTLE, from the coding sequence ATGGGTGTGAAAAATAAAATAAAAGAGTTAAGAAAGCAAAATCATATAACACAAGTTGAAATGGCAAAGGCGATGCAGGTGACGCGGCAGACAATCGTGGCGATTGAAAACCATCATTATAACCCGAGTCTAGAGTTATCCTTAAAAATCGCCAAATATTTTGGAGTGAAGGTGGAGGAAATGTTTACGCTAGAGTAA
- a CDS encoding YeiH family protein, with product MEQTLVIQKKKGFGFSQGIGITLLIAIAAKYLAELPFLNIMGQLVIAILIGMVWRAAIGVPHDAIAGTNFASKKLLRFGIILLGMRLNLVDIAKAGPKVLVIAAVVITFTIFVVYGLTKVFKVEKKLGILTACGTAICGAAAVVAIAPQVKAKDDETAVGAAIIAILGTIFTLIYTLLYPVLGLSPYGYGVFSGATLHEIAHVIAAAAPGGSTAVDIAVIVKLTRVAMLVPVAILIGLWFGKSEGSEEKRSWRDLPIPWFIFGFLAMSAVHSLGIIPEVVAGYIVVIAYMLIAMAMAGLGLNVEFKTFRKLGSKAFVAGLIGSVCLSVLGYVLVWGLGFM from the coding sequence GTGGAACAAACACTTGTTATACAAAAGAAGAAGGGCTTTGGATTTTCGCAAGGAATTGGGATTACATTATTAATCGCAATTGCCGCGAAATATTTAGCAGAGCTTCCATTTTTAAATATTATGGGACAATTAGTAATTGCTATTCTAATTGGGATGGTTTGGCGCGCTGCAATTGGAGTTCCTCATGATGCGATTGCAGGAACGAACTTTGCGAGTAAGAAGTTACTGCGCTTTGGGATCATCTTACTTGGAATGCGATTAAATCTTGTTGATATTGCGAAGGCGGGACCGAAAGTATTGGTCATCGCGGCGGTTGTTATTACATTTACTATTTTTGTTGTATACGGACTAACGAAAGTATTTAAAGTAGAAAAGAAACTTGGGATTTTAACAGCATGCGGTACGGCAATTTGCGGCGCGGCCGCGGTCGTGGCAATTGCACCGCAAGTGAAAGCAAAAGATGACGAAACAGCAGTTGGAGCAGCGATCATCGCAATTTTAGGTACAATATTTACGCTTATTTATACGTTATTATATCCAGTGCTTGGTTTATCTCCATACGGATATGGAGTGTTCTCAGGGGCGACACTGCATGAAATTGCTCACGTAATTGCGGCTGCGGCGCCAGGAGGAAGCACGGCTGTAGATATCGCAGTTATCGTGAAATTAACGCGCGTTGCAATGCTTGTACCAGTAGCGATTTTAATCGGATTATGGTTTGGTAAGAGTGAAGGTAGCGAGGAAAAAAGATCATGGCGCGACCTTCCAATTCCATGGTTCATCTTCGGGTTTTTAGCAATGAGTGCAGTGCATTCGCTTGGGATTATTCCAGAAGTTGTTGCGGGATACATTGTTGTCATTGCTTATATGCTAATCGCAATGGCGATGGCGGGGCTCGGTTTAAATGTAGAGTTTAAAACGTTCCGTAAATTAGGAAGTAAAGCATTCGTGGCAGGACTGATTGGCTCGGTTTGCTTATCGGTTCTTGGATACGTTCTTGTATGGGGATTAGGATTTATGTAA